A region from the Brassica napus cultivar Da-Ae chromosome C8, Da-Ae, whole genome shotgun sequence genome encodes:
- the LOC125591876 gene encoding uncharacterized protein LOC125591876 — translation MSAPVAHDVVSFKDRATTDQVKPHNHLLVIELTIQDIDLARVLVDTGCSANIIYKSTLERMEIDMCAITEGPSPIFGLSGDATMTLGSINLLVKAGSVVKITEFLVVDRPTSYNVIIGTPWLNSMRAIPSTFHLCLKFPTPHGVETIQGDHRMSQSQRVEALEGKREPTCEPVISVCVDESHPERCIEIGANLCEPLRTELMACLKKNLNTFAWATEDMPGIDIGISCHELNIDPTYKPVKQKRRKLGPERATAVNEEVEKLLKVGSITEVRYPDWLANPVVVKKKNGKWRVCVDFTDLNKACPKDCIPLPHIDRLVEAIAGNELL, via the exons ATGTCTGCTCCAGTAGCTCACGATGTCGTCTCTTTCAAGGACAGAGCAACGACCGACCAGGTCAAACCTCACAACCATCTCCTTGTCATCGAACTGACCATCCAGGACATCGACTTAGCAAGAGTGTTGGTCGACACCGGATGCTCGGCCAACATTATCTATAAAAGCACCCTCGAGAGAATGGAAATCGACATGTGCGCCATCACGGAAGGTCCCAGTCCAATTTTTGGACTCTCAGGAGACGCTACTATGACCCTCGGCTCAATCAACCTATTGGTTAAAGCTGGGAGCGTCGTAAAAATCACGGAATTCTTGGTCGTCGATCGCCCAACATCGTACAATGTAATCATTGGAACTCCATGGCTGAATTCCATGAGAGCGATCCCATCGACATTCCACCTATGCCTTAAATTTCCGACCCCTCATGGAGTCGAAACAATTCAAGGAGACCACAGGATGTCACAA TCACAGAGGGTCGAAGCTCTAGAAGGGAAGCGCGAACCAACTTGTGAACCGGTAATCTCAGTCTGTGTCGACGAATCCCACCCAGAACGATGCATCGAGATCGGAGCCAACCTCTGCGAACCACTGAGAACAGAGCTCATGGcttgtcttaaaaagaacctcaatacgTTCGCTTGGGCcacggaagatatgccaggaatcGACATCGGCATATCATGTCACGAACTCAACATTGACCCAACCTACAAACCCGTAAAACAAAAAAGACGGAAGCTAGGACCAGAGCGTGCTACCGCGGTAAACGAGGAAGTTGAGAAACTCCTCAAAGTAGGGTCAATAACAGAAGTCAGATACCCGGATTGGCTCGCCAATCCCGTCgtggtcaaaaagaaaaacggcaaaTGGCGAGTATGCGTCGACTTCACTGATCTcaacaaggcctgtccaaaagaTTGCATCCCACTTCCGCACATTGACCGACTGGTCGAAGCAATAGCAGGGAACGAACTTTTATAA